In the Populus trichocarpa isolate Nisqually-1 chromosome 1, P.trichocarpa_v4.1, whole genome shotgun sequence genome, tagattgaaaaaaataataattgacttaacttaatttagttaaaaatttaaattgatctaCAATCCAGTTAGCCCAATTAAAAacttgttaagtttttttttatatataaaaaatgaattaattttttctttcactttttctctattttttttgggATGAAAATCGGGGCTTAACGACCATGATTAGATTAATCGAGTTAATAGTActcaataaaatcataatacaaaattgaaaataaacccATGGTTGGGCCATCTATAATCCAATTGTCCTTACTATATGGACATTTCATCGAACCAAAGTTTGCTAACCAATCTACTATTGTATTGGCCTCTTTAAATATGTGTTGAGCTCTAACATCGCATTTCCTGGGCAGGATCTCCTTCGCTCTATTAACCGTAGTGTAGTTAGCATCCACTTTGTTACGATGCTTTGTGATTAAATTGATGATCAGCATAGAAACCGACTCCAAAATTAACCACCGTAAATCCCTTGATCCAAGTTGTCAacccttggaaaaaaaaattaattgatgaagGAAATATTATGCTAAGTgtgtaaaagaaatatttaactTATGGGGATGATGATAGATAAGAGAAGTTAGAATAAAATGTTTATGTatgggtttttaaaaaataaattgtgaaaaataacaaaaaaaaacagaaatatgaattaaaatcaaatggGATAAATAAATAACGAAAGAATTAAGATGAAATGTagtataataaaattcaatatgcCCTAGTTTAAATTCAGTGAAATAGATCTCAGGATTAAGTGAATGAGAGAAACTTGGagaaaattctagaaaaaatcTTAGAAATCCTTAGAAAACAAGAAGTCAAAGGGAAAGTCTTGAGAGTTTGTGAggattaagttttttaaacGCAAAATTAAGAGGAAAACAAGTGAGaggaaggaagaaaatgaatagGGAGGTTTAGCCGAGTACCAAGGAAGAAGAGGAACCATTGGAAATCCCCCTGAAGAACATTTAAGGCTCACAAAATCATCTGATAAGGTGTTTTATACTCATTTCAACAAGTTTATGTGAAGTTATTCTAAGTTATAATTGAGTTTGTTGGATTAATTGGTATTCATAAAGAAATTATGAATTGTAAACAATCATAAtgattatcaaattaattagtatCCGTGAGGGATTACCGGATTACtgacaataaaaaacattgtcaGTAATTATcgaatttattaatatcatgaGGAAATTATCAATTTGTAGACAATCAGTAGAATTCAAATTAATTGGCATCCATGAAAAGATtatcaaattataaacaattaataaaattaccagattaattaatatttattaggaGATTGTTGGATtgttaagaattaaaatgatattgtcaGAAGATTTATTGACATTCATTAATGAGATTGTTGAATCGGTGATAATCAGAAGGATTGTTAGATTATCGACTATCAGAAAAATTatctgattaattaataatctgtGAGGGGATTGATGgattataaataatcaaaacaattattaaatttattaatatccgTGAGTAATCCGTGAGGGATTGCTGGACCGTGGACAATTAGTAAAATTATCAGATAATTGACATACGTAAGGAGGTTGGCGGACTGTGAAGCTTGACATGGGACCATAGATAACATCGTATAAAGCGGAGACTGCTACCAAAAATATGTTCTCTTTAATTGTCTCAATTTGGAATTCTAATCCTTtctgaaattttctttttccagcCATGCACTTCTGCAGGAACGACAATTTTGTCACTCATAGAGTTCAGGTGATTAATTATTACTGAACCTGTTACCTTCAACTTTCTGCTGCATCATTTGTCTGGCCTGTTGATTATCGGTTACTCGTCTGCTGTGATGGAATTAACTGTAACATCCGAGCTTTTTATACTAAATGAATATTACATTATTTTCATCCCTTCAAGATTTTAGAGGCTATCATTCTATGATGAATTTTCTTAAGAAATCTGCCTCAATATCAGGGATTTTAGATCCTTCAATACCAGTTACCTCCAGGTTATCTTAGGTCTTCCTATCCCCCTCCTCCCTCCTTCCACTGTCTTAAGAAAATGAATGCATCACGTGTTTTCCTTCACTTCATATTTCTCAGTAGACTTTAAAGAATCTACTGGTTATGCGTTTTTACTTGAGGGTtctcaaaatatttgtttttgaactaGATAAATGATTTCTATTATGCAAAGGGCATTGCTCAAGATTAGTTAATACCTGAAAAtttgtgctctttttttttattattctttgaaATTTCCAACCTGTTAATTTTCCTTGGTGTTTTTTCGTTTCTTTCGAGGGATGTTTATCAGACTTTACCTGTATCTTCCAATTTTTAATGGATCACTTGAACTATTGGCTCGTCAAACCATTTTTCTTCTTGCATTCCAACATTTTCATATGCGCTTTTGCTAAATAACACCAAGGTAATTTGCAAACTGATGGTTACTCGTGATTTAAGTTGAATGCGaactaaaataagaattttgaagaaatttctGGAGGACTTGCATTACCGTATTACGAAGTGGTGTATATGGTGCAACTTtgcttgataaaaaaacaaaagtatagGTACTAATGCTTGAAACTTTCGTATCGAAAATATTTGTTGGACCATGTTTCATCCACATGAGATGATCCACCATGAAGATGATTTGTTGGACACTTCAAGGAGGTAATTCTGGATGTGCGTTTTCAGGAATACTATTTAATTAAgacattgaaaaacatttagtGGTATAGGGAATGAGATCCTGGGTTTTAATTTCAATGACCAACGGGGTgctaattttcataaatttgacATTGAAATAATGGTTATTATTACTACATTGATCACTATGATAATCAATAAGATAGACAATtcgaaatttaagtttttagtaGCAGATGATCAAAATGTAGTTTATCAGCACTAGTAGGGGTGTCTCCAAGCTTGCAAGTTAACATCCAGCAGACGAACTAATCCTAAATCCAGCAAGACTAAGACAACAACGCAAGAGACATTGCACAGCACAAAAACCTGAAATCTAATAGCATTCTAGAACAGAAGGATCTGGCCTGAAACCATCCTTTAAATGACCAAAAAATCAGGTCCCTGGTGTTTGATTAAACTGCACAATTTATGTCACTTGTCTTCTGCCTCTTCATCTCCAGATTCAATATATTCATGGTTTAAATCTAGACCAGCTAGTTTTGCACAGTTATCACTGACCATATCCACACCCTCATCCACATCCACGCCCACGTCCGCATTCATGACTGCAGAAGAACTACTAGCTGGGGTGCTGAGAAGGGCCTTTTGCAGCCTGACTGCACTTGGAAACGTGAGGGTGTTCCAGTTGGTGATCTTTTGGCTAACAGCATCCTCAATGGGGGAAAACCCGCATTTCCCCTCCCACATCTCAGTGAGCTCCTGGACTGATGGGATGATTAGATGCTCAACCCCCATAACTGAAAAAATCTGGAAATTAAATCAGAAGTAACAACGTGGTCAGATactgaaaattataatataaacagaagGCTTTAATGATCAGTACAAATTGAACCATATATTTTAGCAGTTGAGAGCATAACATCAGCTACAATCTGAATTCTGAAATTGTCAATgacagaaaagagaagagagtacATTGGCTGAAAACTGCTTTTTCTCTGTGATTTGCCGAGGGTTGTAGCATAAAATAGCGTAATGGGCAGAATTGAGACCAACCTAGTTCGATCACATAGTTTttctccatgatttttttttctttctaaatgaGCACTTAAAAAATGAAACAGAAGTGAAAGTTCCAGGTTTTGACCGAACTTGCCATAATTTATGTGAAGCAGTTAGCAGAAATTACTTTTGGAAGCTCTTAATCAAGACGAATGAGAATGTGGAGAATTACTTTCAGATAGTAGAGAATTTCACATGAGAACTTACAGATTCAAGAGTAACCAGTAACATTCTTGACATCCCGTTTTGCCTATACAAGTGCCGAGTTCCAATGAAAGGCATCTCAGCCAAATCGGTCCCATGCACTCTGCAGAAGCACGGAACAAACATTTCAAGTTAACCATATCCTACGTATGTATTTTGCTGATAGTTGCACAAAGAACAGCATGTGTAATTTGTTTCCGACAAATGAAGATACCTTATAGTTGCAGCTGAAATGATGTCATCGTTCTTCTCCAGGATCGCAGTATAAAAGCCTCGAAAATTTATCCTGTTGAGGTTCGATCTGAAAAGACAGAAATATTAGTCtttatttcttggatttttcatatgttttgacttttgagGAATTCTTTATGAACGTAAATAGCAAAAGTGATCATGTTATAGAGAAGTTCTTGCATCAGTATGTATATGACAcaacatgtaaaacaaaagaaaaaaatgttacgAGGTTGGTAAGTATTAAACAGCCTTATGTCCACAATTGTACCGAGGAGCTTAAACATAAATACAATGGGAAAAAGGCACAGCTCTGCAAAATCTATAAGCGCTCACCCTCGACTATAAGCCACACTCTGAACTACATTGATCTGCGTATGCCGATCAATGATTGTCGTGAAACATTCGTCCAGCACCTCCCAGGCCAATGCAATTTTTGAATTGCATTCGGTGATTAAATGAAGATCCTTGAAGTCCAAGTTGTCTGGCTCCATCCGCTGGAGGAGAGTCCAACAGAACCCCCCTTCTAACTCATGTTTCACACCTACGAGGCTCTGAAGCTTCTCGTAAACCTATGAATAAAGCTCAAGATCAATTCAAATCTCAAGTTGACAAGTCTTAAATGTTAATGTGTTGGGTTAATCTTACATATTCTTAACAGTAAAATGGTAATTGTTaaggaaattgaaagaaagcTAATTGTGTTGAAATATATACCTCTCCGCAGTGAGAATCACATGCTAAGGTTTCGCCACTGGCATTAAGATCCAACTCCTTATTGCTAACTAAACACTGGCAATGATCTATGACAGCAAAGGATACAGCTTCATTAGTGACTACAAGAATTgagaatctttaaaaaaataataaccagGAAATGATAGGAAagtaaatacattttttatcaCATTGAACGCAAGTTTGCAGGTCTTTGTCGTTTTTATTACAGTGCTTGCACACACAGTAGGGACAAATCCAATCTCCTTGGGGAATCCTCTGcgcaattaataaaaaattgaaaaatttacattaaaaacaGAGGAGCAATGATTTTTACTTCTTCgaaaaaaacttatcatgtCAAGAAAATTTACTTACTTCCAACCCCATACATTTGAGATGGGAAGTGGACCAACACTTTTCGCAACAGATCAAGTCCCCTCCATCTGCACAAATCAGGCAAGCATCATCGTGTTTATCGGAGGCGCCATTACGGGGAACAATCTCATTAAAGGTGCGCCGCTCGACCTCTACATTGCTCTGCCAAACTTCAAACTGACACTGCAAGAGGGAGCTGTTGCTTCGAGCAACATGGATATGTTCATATGGCCTTTGTAAAACACTCCCGGCATGGGTCTCAAAATCCCACACTGTCATAACTTCATTGCAGCACTCACACCGTACACCCTCTCTTCTTGCTCTTCCCTTCATCAGCACCTCCTTTTTGCTTTGTTTGCGAGCATCCGAATCCCCCTCCCTATCAGCAACATAATAAATTTTCTCGTTCTCGATGATCATGCCATGGTCTATCAACCTTGACATTATAGTTCTCGCTACATATTCTGCAGGTTTGCTGCCGGAAGTACTTGCTTCTCCGGCTGAAGGAGTTGATTTCCTCGTCCTCTTAGGAGGGCGACCCGCCCTTCTCTGCTCCGAACTTTCAGTAATCATAGTGTTACTTCTTCGCGGTCTAACGTTCCTGGTAAAATCAGGATCCATTCTCCTGCTAGAATCACTTTCAtgtccatcatcatcatcatcatcatcacagcTGACGTACGGCCTCTTTTGTTTTCTAGCCCTTAACTTATAAGCCATGTTTCTAGATTTCAAGAACCCTGGTTTTGCTTCAagaatttgtgtttttggtaCGCAAGAAAGTATCTGAAACagaaacaataacaacaacaataataatcagAATAGTAACCACATAACAGCAAGAGCTGGCTAGCTAGCCAGAAACAAAAATAGCATCGGtgtaaaaacacaaaatcatctTGATTTGTTTCCATTTCAT is a window encoding:
- the LOC18094576 gene encoding increased DNA methylation 1 isoform X1, whose product is MNINRNAPIIITRYSNSYKILSCVPKTQILEAKPGFLKSRNMAYKLRARKQKRPYVSCDDDDDDDGHESDSSRRMDPDFTRNVRPRRSNTMITESSEQRRAGRPPKRTRKSTPSAGEASTSGSKPAEYVARTIMSRLIDHGMIIENEKIYYVADREGDSDARKQSKKEVLMKGRARREGVRCECCNEVMTVWDFETHAGSVLQRPYEHIHVARSNSSLLQCQFEVWQSNVEVERRTFNEIVPRNGASDKHDDACLICADGGDLICCEKCWSTSHLKCMGLERIPQGDWICPYCVCKHCNKNDKDLQTCVQCDKKYHCQCLVSNKELDLNASGETLACDSHCGEVYEKLQSLVGVKHELEGGFCWTLLQRMEPDNLDFKDLHLITECNSKIALAWEVLDECFTTIIDRHTQINVVQSVAYSRGSNLNRINFRGFYTAILEKNDDIISAATIRVHGTDLAEMPFIGTRHLYRQNGMSRMLLVTLESIFSVMGVEHLIIPSVQELTEMWEGKCGFSPIEDAVSQKITNWNTLTFPSAVRLQKALLSTPASSSSAVMNADVGVDVDEGVDMVSDNCAKLAGLDLNHEYIESGDEEAEDK
- the LOC18094576 gene encoding increased DNA methylation 1 isoform X2 produces the protein MAYKLRARKQKRPYVSCDDDDDDDGHESDSSRRMDPDFTRNVRPRRSNTMITESSEQRRAGRPPKRTRKSTPSAGEASTSGSKPAEYVARTIMSRLIDHGMIIENEKIYYVADREGDSDARKQSKKEVLMKGRARREGVRCECCNEVMTVWDFETHAGSVLQRPYEHIHVARSNSSLLQCQFEVWQSNVEVERRTFNEIVPRNGASDKHDDACLICADGGDLICCEKCWSTSHLKCMGLERIPQGDWICPYCVCKHCNKNDKDLQTCVQCDKKYHCQCLVSNKELDLNASGETLACDSHCGEVYEKLQSLVGVKHELEGGFCWTLLQRMEPDNLDFKDLHLITECNSKIALAWEVLDECFTTIIDRHTQINVVQSVAYSRGSNLNRINFRGFYTAILEKNDDIISAATIRVHGTDLAEMPFIGTRHLYRQNGMSRMLLVTLESIFSVMGVEHLIIPSVQELTEMWEGKCGFSPIEDAVSQKITNWNTLTFPSAVRLQKALLSTPASSSSAVMNADVGVDVDEGVDMVSDNCAKLAGLDLNHEYIESGDEEAEDK